TGAACCTAATTTGTCCTGAACCGGCCCACCAATTTTGTGCGATTTCTCTAACGATTCTGGCAAAGATTGCCCTTGGGATGAGCATATGTGTACTTTTTTGATAGGCCATAATCTCGCGTTCGATGCGGGTCAGTCCCTGGCGTTTCAGGGTTTTACCGGTCGAGTCACGGCTTCGACCGAACTTGTAACCCTTGGGAATGGTGATCTCACCATCTTTATTATAGTGCATCTTCTCCGACGGACGCGGTAACATGCTGTTAATGCGATATCGGATTAAGGCGTCAAATGCCTCGTCATTGGTCAGCTTCTGCTTTTTATATTCGGAGATTATATGGGCTGGGTTCATTACAGGCGGTTTTGTGGGCTCTTTCTGAACAGTTGCTCTTTTAGACGCAACAGGAGATCGAGAAGTCGTTTTACTAACCATACTAGGGCGGGAAGATATGTCCCTATTAAGTTTAGGTCTTCCTCTCTTCCTAACCCTTAATTCTGGTCTCACACTTGTCTCAGATACCCCAGGTTTATCAATTACAACATCTTTATCAAGAGGAGCAACAGTATTAGTATCAACTGTGTCGATATTGTTACCAGTATTAGTGTCAGTTGTAACCTTTGCTaaatcatcaaataattcAGGTTGTGACTGAGAAATTGGTTGTGATGATTGAGTTTGCGGTGACGATCGTGACAGTGTACTACGTTGTGAAAATTGGGAGGCCTCAGTTCGATGAGGTGACGGTTGTGAAGTTTCAGTTCGAGGTGATTGTCTGGATAATGAACTAACATGAGACGGCTGGGATGATTCTGCGAATAAGTTTAAGCGTTGTTCCGATTTATTACCAAATTCGACATGAAAGTTTTCAAAATCGTCATCGACGTCTTCGACCACTTCTTCATCTTCCTCATCCATTTCCCTGCCTATACCATTTTCCAATATTATCTATTTCGCAACTACTTTAAATATCTTCAAACTTAGGTAATTTcagttaaataaatgttacATGGGAAaacaaatgtaaaaaaCGATGGATCGTAGATGacagtatataattatttaataaaattacagCGGCTAGTAATGGATTATACTTGTAATAATGGATTGATCAAAAGGGGCGCTTCTTAAATTCGATGGCCTATTTAAGTCGTCGGAGTTAGATGAGGGATCAGGGGGATTAATATCAAATTCGTTACCATCTATGCTAACACTCTCAGGACTAGACTCATCAAATATATCCAATTCTTCCCTACATCATCACTATTCAATACTATCTATATATCTACTTGATTTTTACTAGTAACAAAGGGGAAAATatagttttaaaatctaACAAAAATTTTGGTAAATAGAGAAATTAGGTCACTTAGTGATAGATAGTACGGTTATGGTAGATAGTATTAGATAATTAGGTGGGAAATGTGTAGCATTGTACGGTTGGATACATTTTAAGAAAATATGATAcagattaaaaattaaaaaattaatatacagAAAATGATACTGATACAATTTTActataacaattatatctgatttgaaattataaatagaTTGACCCCACCCATCGCTGAACAAATCTTTTTATTTAGAAGAtatcttaatttttagtttaatttaatcttctcttattttttaatccTGTTtcttctacacatttttgttcttttaattatttttcatttttcagTTGATTTTTCCAGTTTCAACACATacttttatcattttattaacacAACTCTCCATATTTTAAGGAGTgaaattagataaatagATATTTCCACAATATATTAATGAAACTAATTTTCTTATGGATATAAATGTTACAATTGGTTTGTtgaaaatatgttaaaattgGTTAAACTTAATTTCCAGAGTTGGGGTCGTTTTTTCCAAAAAGGTCCCTTGTTGGAGAGTAGAAGGGGATATGTTCATTTTCAGCGGTCTAAACCGCACGATTTTGAGCTGCCTCTGGACACCATGCCAAAGGACATTGATACTTTGATGAACTCTGACCCTCAGAAGATGGACTACTTTGGAAGTTACTGGTACTGGCGAATAAGAGGAGAATCTACTCTCATGGACACTGATACACTTCCTCAAAAGAGCTATAAACAGTTGGCAAGGGACCTCGGGATGCAGATCGTTTCAGAGCCTTCAGAACATATGTTAGGGTTGTTGGAGTTGTATGAGTATCTGAAAACGTCTCCATTTGTCGGTCCTTTTGGTACTATACAAAATCCAGTATTGGTACCTTCAGTTATGACTGAAAGGTACTCCGTTTCTTACACTATATTTCTCTTGCAATCTACTCTATTTATCCTTCAGGACTGGATTCTCCAGTcctttattaataattactgttaattattatattatatagttacGTAGTTAGGAGATAAGGAACGTTAACATGTAATAGGGTGGTTGGATGTACTGGAGGAAGCGGTGAACACGAACATGTTCCTTTGTGGTTTCGATGCCGCGAAGGGTTTTTATACCGTTGTGGAGAGTGTGATCAGATTTTTATGCTTGTTAGAGTCCTTTATTCGCTACCAGACGGTGAGGATCCCTTCCCACCGGACCCCGACGTCAACGACGTCTTTGACAACGATATTATTGCCAAGGGGCAGTTTAAATGGAACACTGGCGATTATCTTAAATGGCCTTTAGGAAATGCAACctataaacaattatttttacaaggTACTGCTTTGGATTCTggaaatttattttcatccGGACATGGGCCCTAGTTAAAccttattttaccatactttgattatttaattattcattttttaacttaattattcatttgTATCACTTAGTTTTGAAATTACATAAGTATATACCCCTATGctatatttagttataaTATGTTATATTTGTAATACTACAGGGGTGACCAAATAGCGATTACTCATGTAATGTGTAGGTAAATGGGGAAATGTACCAATGGATAATTATGAAGCCGATACAAGTGATGTAGTTGACATGCAACCACTTCACaaacataaaaaatatacGCAACTCTAGTTACTTTAGCcgttaattaattttattattttacatttcaCCTTTTCCACTTAATcctaatattttttacaaaattattataaaaattattattctcaTAATCttattaattgttaaaaaattcattcTTTATGCAGTTTGATTCTGTTTATTGTAGTGATTCCAACACTATGcacattataaaaaaatttctGTGTTTTTGGATTTTTCctttaatgtttaatgtTTGATAtttgtgttaatttttccattttacacattattaccAATTTCCAccaatatttatttttttctcCATTTATCTGTATTCCACCCTCATTCATATAACTTCATTCCTTATTTCTGGCATTACCACCAAGACCAATACTAATAACAGGGCTAACAATATTGAATATAATTCTTTTGTTAGAAAATAGTGTTATATCGGAACATGGGTTCATTTTTCGAAGATTTGGTGTATAAACCACtggatttaaattttggcCCAGCAGCTTTAGCCAGAGCGGATCCCTATCCTGATAAACTTGACCTTTCACTTGGCGTCTATCGTTCAGAGCAAGGTCAACCCGTTGTTTTCAAGTACCACTTTTCAATAATTACACACTTCGGGGCACACATTTACCTATTTATTAGTAAAACTATCAATTCTCAACTTTATTTCCatttttgattatttttggCCTAATTAGTTTgcttaaataatatatagttagtacGGTTAGGTTATGTAAATGGTTGTATAGTGTCGTGGCTGAAGTTCGTGGTATGATAGCAAGCGATAAGGCTCAGATGGAGGAATACCTACCCTTATTGGGCAATCCAGATTTTTCCGAGGTTTCAAGGGACTTACTGTTTAAGACTCCAGACACTGACGAGGCCGAGTACAAGTTACTCTGCGAGAGGATATGTTCATTACACACTGCCTCTGCCACAAATGGTATTTTTCTCGGGCTTTTACTACTCAAATATCACATCAAACTTGCCAACGTATTTTTAATCACCGCCACtactatttatttagttaaatattattagtcTTTACCAGTAACGACAGAGAATAACTAAGTGAGAATGTTTTTAGAGAACACATACCAGTAACCCTTGCTGGGTGGGGTATCCAACAATAGTTGATAACGTCGGATTACAATACTGTGAGCACAAATACCTCAACTTTTCTGACTCGACCTTGGACATTGATGGGATACTATCATATTACGAAACTTTGGAACGAGGTGACATTCTATTGATTCAGGTGTCTGGACATAATCCTTGCGGAGTGGACCCGAACAGGGAAGAGTGGGAGAGGATCGGAGAGGTGGTCAAGAGGAAAGGCCTGATTCCATTTCTGGATATTGCTTACCAGGGTTATGCTTCAGGTGATATTGTTGAGGATGCCTTCCCTGTCAGGATGTTTGCTGCCTTAGAGGTCGATTTCTTCGTATCGCATTCATTTTCCAAAATGATGACCATTTATTCTGGCAGACTAGGGTGTTTGCACGTGGTAAGAGTCACTTCAGATGATTCCTGCTATTCCTTAACTATGCTTGATTagatatatttatttttgttttactTTAAACAAACTTATTCGATTAATTTATCCATATTTAAATGCTAATTGTAATATGTTTGTTGAAGAATGTGTAGGTCTTGGGAAGGCGTGATGAAAAGTTGCgtgaaaatgtgttatcTAATCTGCGTCACATGGCAAGAGGAATTCATGGCACACCTGTTCGTTTATACTCTGAGATAGCAATTAAGATACTAAGGACCCCTTCGTTAAAGGAGAGGTGGTTAGAAGAACTCAGGGGCGCTTACATGCGCATCAGAAACGCCCGAGAGCTTCTATACAAGCGTCTAAACGAGCTCAAGGTTCCTGGTAGATGGGAACACGTGATTAACCAGAAGGGGATGTTTTGTTACCTTAACATACCCGAACGACTAGTCCACAAATTGAGGGAGAAGCACCacatttacttaattttcAATTCAAGGATTTGTATAGCACaattaaataacaaaaGGGTTGAAATATTTGCCAAAGCTTTGAAGGATGTTTTGGAAAATGAGTAATTTAGACTGTTTCGAGAGTTACCTCCTCCTTATCACTACAATTCTACACCCTTTATCACCATTCCATTACACCTGAGATAAACAATTACACTTTTCATGgagttaatttttgttttaactaaattttGTCAgtttttaagtttattttatattttacttaaattaCCACTTCGCTGAATTTCCCTTTCTCTAGACAATTGAACCGATAAAcagataaaatatttataattattaaactttccaataatacaaataaataatggtgtggaattgtgtaattgtaaattgttGTGTTGAACCCTTTACACATTGGGGTTTACATAAGATAGAGAGACAAATATAGATAATTAATCTAGTGTAATATTCTgttttaatgtattttaagCGAATTTTGCGTAGAAGGCACTGGGAGCTCTTGAAGAAGGAGTTGGTTGACACCTTCTCTAATCATTCTCGTGACACTTCCGTGACTTTGGAAGTTTTGCCATGGCCAAAATTTGTTCAGAAGGAACAACTACTATCTGAGGGTTTAGTTCCAGCTCTAATCACTGATTCCGGGCCACTCAGAAAAATTTGCATTAAATCACATCTGATTCAAAAATTGGCTTTCGATGAAGCTTATGCACATCTAAGTTACCTTTTCACTGGTAGACTCTATAATCTTTTGGTTCAAAATGATGGTAAGGATCAGCATACTGAACACTCTGATGATAATGTTCCTGAGAAGTGTGTAATAAGTGAGGTTAATAGTGATCCTGTTGAGAAGGTGATTTACTTTATAAAGTTTAAGAGACATATTGAAGGTAGAATAACAGAAGTTAATATACCTTGTACCATTACCGGCTTATTTGCTTCTCCAGCTTATCTTAAAGGTTTAACACTACTGTTACTCTCTACTCctatttatattcatatatataatttgtggataattatataactataggATATCATGTGGAATTGATGATGCCTACTATAAAGTGTGAAGTTGTTGGTAAGACAATCCCACCTCCATTTCAAATTGACGTTTCGTCTCTCGACTACACACACCCATTTAGTTCGATTTACTTGAAGGACATCTTACACCTTTTACCTTCTGACGACTCTGTGTTTTTCCACAGAGATTATGACTTGGATAGTCAGGAAGTGGTTTGCACTTATTTACCCGGAACTTTACCCGAGCAGCCTCTTCCGACAGATTATATTGAtccaaattttattaataaaaaggGGAAACGTATACATTTAACTTACAAAGGATACTGGCCTAAACAATAATTCTCTTGATTTATTCCTAAAACTCAActcattatttaaatttcagcctatttaccattttaaactgtcaaattatttttaaaatttccacAAATAATCTAAagttttatataataattatatatgaatattttatttttatttatgtattttattctcacgctaatattttaattttttcataacattcaaataatttggTTATTACGAAGATTATAGcaaataaaataagttcATGAACATAATGGACAGTATATTAAGTGATTTACAACTTCTTTACTTTACATGATTTGATGATTGTTTGGGCTGAGGGTTTTCCAGAGTCTGTTCCGGTGGCCTCAATTGCTTGCAGAGTATACTCGCCTTCAAGCAACTCCCCAAACACAACGTGGCGTCCGTCTAACCAACTCGTAGCAACAGTGGTTATATAGAACTGGGACCCATTAGTATTTGGTCCTAAACattcataattatttaaggAGTAGAAAATATCTGTATAACTAAGGGTTCCAGAGGATTGTATGGGTGTTTTACCTCTGTTTGCCATTGCGATGACTCCTTTTTTATGTTTTGCTTTGAAATTTTCATCTTCAAAGGTCCCACCGTAAATACTTATTGATCCTGTTCCATTTCTGTTAACAATGTCACCTCCCTATAATACTTATTATCACAAACACGaacaaattaactaatactaaCTATGTATCATCTGATTTGATTAATTCTAGTAAAAAACAATTTCAAAATTAggaaaattgtaaataagtatcaaaagttgatcgggctagaaaaaattataaaactaaataacGAGAAAAGGAAGGGATGAATGGATGAGAAGGAAATTACCTGTACCATAAAGTTAGGAATAACTCTATGAAAAGCGGAATCGACATAAGAATAGTGTTTATCTTCGATTTTAGTGCCTTCGCACAAAGCTATGAAATTATTGACAGTCTTTGGGACCAAATTTCCGTAAAGGCCCACAATTAGCGTCTCTGGGGCCTTCTCATCAGTCTGAACCTCAAGATGAACATGATGTGTAACTGGGTGGCTAGGTTCAACTGGTTTTGGTTTCCTACATACGGCACAGCTTATTACTAGTAATAATTTCACCAATGCAGacttcattttttacaatatctctaaaatacaaatttagTAACAAAATgaacaataatttaactaaaaaaacaaaatcTAAATGTAATTCTCAAAAAAATATGTGGTTGGAAAATCAATCATGacactatatatataattagtcacatttttttaaatttatgaaaattttatcacttCTTGACTAAGTTATTATTccaaaaattattttaagaataataggagtttttgaattttacacatttttttagaaaaatgTGATATCTAATGGAGACTGATAGGTgacacattatt
Above is a window of Theileria parva strain Muguga chromosome 2, complete sequence, whole genome shotgun sequence DNA encoding:
- the CSE4 gene encoding Core histone H2A/H2B/H3/H4 family protein, giving the protein MEELDIFDESSPESVSIDGNEFDINPPDPSSNSDDLNRPSNLRSAPFDQSIITSREMDEEDEEVVEDVDDDFENFHVEFGNKSEQRLNLFAESSQPSHVSSLSRQSPRTETSQPSPHRTEASQFSQRSTLSRSSPQTQSSQPISQSQPELFDDLAKVTTDTNTGNNIDTVDTNTVAPLDKDVVIDKPGVSETSVRPELRVRKRGRPKLNRDISSRPSMVSKTTSRSPVASKRATVQKEPTKPPVMNPAHIISEYKKQKLTNDEAFDALIRYRINSMLPRPSEKMHYNKDGEITIPKGYKFGRSRDSTGKTLKRQGLTRIEREIMAYQKSTHMLIPRAIFARIVREIAQNWWAGSGQIRFTVEALAALQVATEDEITKLLEISTACSHHAKRITLRVDDMRLARFCRGRQEYEFSNILP
- a CDS encoding Cytochrome c oxidase subunit Vb family protein; translation: MLKLVKLNFQSWGRFFQKGPLLESRRGYVHFQRSKPHDFELPLDTMPKDIDTLMNSDPQKMDYFGSYWYWRIRGESTLMDTDTLPQKSYKQLARDLGMQIVSEPSEHMLGLLELYEYLKTSPFVGPFGTIQNPVLVPSVMTERVVGCTGGSGEHEHVPLWFRCREGFLYRCGECDQIFMLVRVLYSLPDGEDPFPPDPDVNDVFDNDIIAKGQFKWNTGDYLKWPLGNATYKQLFLQGKWGNVPMDNYEADTSDVVDMQPLHKHKKYTQL
- the aatB gene encoding Aminotransferase class I and II family protein; translated protein: MGSFFEDLVYKPLDLNFGPAALARADPYPDKLDLSLGVYRSEQGQPVVFNVVAEVRGMIASDKAQMEEYLPLLGNPDFSEVSRDLLFKTPDTDEAEYKLLCERICSLHTASATNGIFLGLLLLKYHIKLANRTHTSNPCWVGYPTIVDNVGLQYCEHKYLNFSDSTLDIDGILSYYETLERGDILLIQVSGHNPCGVDPNREEWERIGEVVKRKGLIPFLDIAYQGYASGDIVEDAFPVRMFAALEVDFFVSHSFSKMMTIYSGRLGCLHVVLGRRDEKLRENVLSNLRHMARGIHGTPVRLYSEIAIKILRTPSLKERWLEELRGAYMRIRNARELLYKRLNELKVPGRWEHVINQKGMFCYLNIPERLVHKLREKHHIYLIFNSRICIAQLNNKRVEIFAKALKDVLENE
- the cypB gene encoding Peptidyl-prolyl cis-trans isomerase B, whose protein sequence is MKSALVKLLLVISCAVCRKPKPVEPSHPVTHHVHLEVQTDEKAPETLIVGLYGNLVPKTVNNFIALCEGTKIEDKHYSYVDSAFHRVIPNFMVQGGDIVNRNGTGSISIYGGTFEDENFKAKHKKGVIAMANRGPNTNGSQFYITTVATSWLDGRHVVFGELLEGEYTLQAIEATGTDSGKPSAQTIIKSCKVKKL